A region from the Sutcliffiella horikoshii genome encodes:
- a CDS encoding ABC transporter permease: MWRQRFSNTGSLIFFILKRDKIRIPIWLISITLMTILTATSFAGLYANDQERQAMAETMKNPAMTAMVGKGYGLENYTEGPMMAHQMLLFTAIVVAIMSIMLVTGHTRNDEEEGRVELIRSLPVGRLSTVTATLVVMIATNALLTILIAVSLFSLGIESIDLSGSFLYGAALGATGIFFTGITLLLAQLSSNSRGTIGLSFTVLAFSYLIRAVGDVSNEALSWISPLGWILGTEVYVNNYWWPVFLTIGSSIFIAMTALYLHAMRDLGSGFIPTKPGKRHASRFLSSPFGLAFRLQRTGIIAWAIGMFILGVSYGSVLGDLESFFASNEMMAEMLPPVEGYTLTEQFMTMLMAIISMLCTVPPIMFLLKLKGEEKRGQLEPILSKSVSRSKLLGSYMLLSLIFGFIMLTLAILGLWVAADSVMDEPISLQSFLKAGLVYLPALWIMTGIGVATIGIKPNLTGLTWLVLGYSFFVVYLGSMLKLPEWMANLSPYGHIPQIPVEEVSYLTLAILIFIAIALTLVGFIGFRNRDIAG; the protein is encoded by the coding sequence ATGTGGAGACAGCGTTTTAGTAATACGGGTAGCCTTATTTTCTTCATTTTGAAACGGGATAAAATTCGCATTCCGATTTGGCTGATATCCATTACATTAATGACTATATTAACTGCCACTTCTTTTGCCGGCTTGTATGCGAATGACCAGGAAAGGCAAGCAATGGCTGAAACGATGAAAAATCCTGCAATGACTGCCATGGTCGGTAAAGGATATGGATTGGAGAACTATACGGAAGGACCTATGATGGCGCACCAGATGCTTCTATTTACAGCCATTGTGGTTGCAATCATGAGTATCATGCTTGTTACTGGTCATACACGGAATGACGAGGAGGAAGGGCGCGTTGAGCTGATTCGTTCCTTGCCAGTAGGTCGATTAAGTACTGTTACTGCTACATTAGTTGTTATGATAGCTACAAATGCCTTATTGACCATTTTGATTGCGGTTAGCTTATTTTCATTGGGAATTGAAAGCATCGATTTAAGTGGTTCCTTTTTATATGGTGCCGCACTAGGTGCTACAGGGATATTTTTCACAGGTATTACGCTTCTGCTTGCACAACTGTCTTCAAATTCGCGTGGGACAATTGGTTTATCATTCACCGTCCTTGCATTTTCCTACTTGATTCGTGCGGTAGGGGATGTAAGTAATGAAGCTTTGTCATGGATCTCCCCTCTAGGGTGGATATTGGGGACCGAGGTTTACGTCAACAATTATTGGTGGCCGGTTTTTCTAACAATAGGTAGTTCCATATTTATTGCGATGACTGCGTTGTACTTACATGCCATGCGTGATCTTGGGTCTGGTTTCATTCCAACAAAGCCAGGTAAAAGGCACGCATCACGTTTCTTGAGTAGTCCTTTCGGGTTGGCGTTCAGGCTCCAGCGGACAGGAATCATCGCTTGGGCGATCGGAATGTTCATCTTAGGTGTATCTTATGGTTCGGTGCTTGGGGACCTAGAGTCTTTCTTTGCAAGTAATGAAATGATGGCTGAAATGTTACCACCTGTCGAAGGATATACGTTAACCGAACAGTTTATGACTATGCTCATGGCTATTATTTCGATGCTTTGTACTGTTCCTCCCATCATGTTTCTTCTAAAACTAAAAGGAGAGGAGAAGAGGGGGCAACTGGAGCCGATTCTTTCGAAAAGTGTGTCAAGATCTAAGCTACTGGGAAGTTATATGCTGTTGTCTCTCATCTTTGGCTTTATTATGCTAACCTTGGCTATTTTAGGTTTGTGGGTGGCAGCAGATTCAGTTATGGATGAACCTATATCATTACAGTCGTTTTTAAAGGCGGGTCTTGTCTATTTGCCTGCTTTGTGGATTATGACCGGAATCGGGGTTGCCACAATTGGAATAAAGCCTAACTTGACAGGTCTCACATGGCTTGTACTGGGCTACTCATTTTTTGTGGTTTATCTAGGTAGCATGCTTAAGCTGCCAGAATGGATGGCAAATTTATCGCCATACGGACATATTCCGCAGATACCGGTGGAAGAGGTCAGCTATTTAACCCTTGCGATTCTTATTTTTATTGCCATTGCATTAACATTGGTAGGTTTTATAGGATTTCGCAATCGTGATATAGCAGGATAA
- a CDS encoding ABC transporter ATP-binding protein, whose protein sequence is MTILETKNLCKTFGKFTALDGVNLNVNSGEVYGFIGPNGAGKSTTIRILLGILKATQGEAKIFGLDAWKDAVEIHKRIAYVPGDVTLWPNLTGGEVIDLFMKLRGGSDRGRREELIERFKLDPTKKCRTYSKGNRQKVALVAAFASNADLYILDEPTSGLDPLMEMVFQECVLEAKLAGKSVLLSSHILSEVEKLCDRVGIIRQGKIIETGTLQELRHLTRTNLLIETTEPVLDIGSLKGVHEVEQRDDALSFQVDAEELAEVMKHVSGFGLIKLESSPPTLEDLFMRHYEGGGTSKMGAGGEA, encoded by the coding sequence ATGACCATATTAGAGACTAAAAATTTATGTAAAACTTTCGGGAAATTCACTGCGTTGGACGGGGTTAATCTAAATGTTAACAGCGGAGAGGTCTATGGCTTTATTGGACCAAATGGAGCGGGGAAATCCACCACAATTCGTATATTATTGGGCATTCTGAAAGCTACACAGGGGGAAGCAAAGATATTTGGACTTGATGCCTGGAAGGATGCTGTAGAGATTCATAAACGCATAGCCTATGTACCCGGTGATGTGACATTATGGCCAAACCTAACTGGAGGAGAGGTCATTGATCTATTCATGAAACTACGTGGAGGGAGCGACAGGGGGAGAAGAGAAGAGCTAATTGAAAGATTTAAACTGGATCCTACCAAGAAATGCAGAACCTATTCTAAAGGAAATCGGCAAAAAGTAGCGTTAGTTGCAGCTTTTGCTTCTAATGCAGATCTCTATATATTAGATGAACCTACTTCAGGACTTGATCCGTTAATGGAAATGGTTTTTCAGGAATGTGTCTTAGAGGCTAAGCTTGCCGGAAAGAGCGTACTTCTCTCAAGCCATATCCTCTCTGAAGTTGAGAAGCTCTGTGACCGTGTTGGAATCATCCGACAAGGAAAAATCATTGAAACAGGAACGTTACAAGAGTTGAGACATTTAACAAGAACAAACCTTCTTATCGAAACAACAGAGCCTGTACTGGATATTGGCTCTTTAAAAGGAGTACATGAGGTGGAACAGAGGGACGATGCATTATCTTTTCAGGTAGACGCTGAAGAACTAGCAGAAGTCATGAAGCATGTTAGCGGGTTCGGTCTTATTAAATTAGAGAGTTCTCCACCTACACTAGAAGATTTGTTTATGCGTCATTATGAAGGCGGCGGCACTTCCAAAATGGGAGCGGGAGGGGAAGCCTAA
- a CDS encoding TetR/AcrR family transcriptional regulator — MDGFQRRREQKKQDILEAALALFMEYGVQKVSISEIAQKANVSQVTIYNYFESKHKLTSDVFGYYINKTSDDFEKLIHSDIPFPEKIKQIIFNKKEISKQIHEEFYHFMMKEYATEGNIIEKIYVEKALPYFAKLFEEGKEQGYVDPNLSQEAILFYVQMLKDYMQREEVYQKVLPLTEDITNIFFYGIIGKKE, encoded by the coding sequence ATGGACGGTTTTCAACGACGGAGGGAACAAAAGAAACAAGATATCCTAGAAGCAGCCTTGGCACTTTTTATGGAGTATGGAGTTCAGAAAGTATCCATATCCGAAATAGCGCAAAAGGCCAATGTTTCCCAAGTAACAATCTATAATTATTTCGAAAGCAAACACAAATTAACAAGTGATGTGTTTGGTTATTACATAAATAAAACTTCTGACGACTTTGAAAAACTCATTCATAGCGACATTCCATTCCCAGAAAAAATCAAACAAATTATCTTCAATAAAAAAGAAATCTCAAAACAGATTCATGAAGAATTTTATCACTTTATGATGAAGGAATATGCAACTGAAGGTAATATCATTGAGAAAATCTATGTAGAAAAAGCACTTCCCTATTTTGCGAAGCTGTTTGAGGAAGGGAAAGAACAAGGGTATGTTGATCCAAACCTATCCCAAGAAGCAATTCTTTTCTATGTACAGATGTTGAAAGATTATATGCAAAGAGAAGAGGTTTATCAAAAAGTGCTTCCGTTAACAGAAGATATTACGAACATCTTTTTTTACGGCATTATCGGCAAAAAAGAGTAA
- the clpP gene encoding ATP-dependent Clp endopeptidase proteolytic subunit ClpP, with protein sequence MNTIPYVIEQSSRGERSYDIYSRLLKDRIIMIGDEINDQIANSVVAQLLFLAADDPEKDISIYINSPGGSTTAGFAILDTMHYIKPDVRTICIGMAASFGAMLLMAGTKGKRLALPNSEIMIHQPLGGARGQATDIEISARRILKLKDDLHKMIADYTGQPIEKIERDTDRDNFMSAGEAKEYGIIDEVIKKG encoded by the coding sequence ATGAATACGATACCTTATGTTATTGAACAATCAAGCAGAGGAGAGCGTTCTTATGATATTTACTCGCGCTTGCTGAAAGACCGCATTATCATGATTGGGGATGAAATCAATGATCAGATCGCAAATAGCGTCGTTGCCCAATTACTATTTTTAGCCGCCGATGACCCGGAAAAGGACATATCCATCTATATTAACAGCCCAGGCGGATCTACTACCGCTGGTTTTGCTATCCTTGATACGATGCACTATATCAAACCAGACGTTCGAACTATCTGCATCGGAATGGCCGCTTCTTTTGGCGCAATGCTCCTAATGGCTGGAACGAAAGGGAAGAGATTGGCATTACCGAACAGTGAAATTATGATTCATCAGCCGCTCGGTGGTGCAAGAGGCCAGGCGACAGATATTGAAATATCAGCTCGTAGAATCCTGAAGTTAAAGGATGACCTTCATAAGATGATTGCTGATTATACCGGACAGCCAATTGAAAAGATTGAGCGGGATACAGACAGAGATAATTTTATGAGTGCAGGTGAAGCAAAGGAATACGGAATTATCGATGAGGTAATTAAAAAGGGATAA
- a CDS encoding sigma factor-like helix-turn-helix DNA-binding protein, producing MKNAKNRMLVETDFSEEEYLQGHYHKLLRYCLFLTKNEWDGNDLAQETMAKTIQHYSHPAVISQGLLKKVAYNKWIDIVRRRQKEILQDVLKEEVYQHHMEKALIITDTLLTHTTPKQAVIFFLTEAFDFQSAEIADILGTTEGAVKAALHRTRKRMNKKEPPNSDLIESLWSEEEKELLPHLFKESLQEEDPGVLIDALPAIFHDNVTTYSLPTHTPTNAFNCVA from the coding sequence GTGAAAAATGCTAAGAATAGAATGTTAGTTGAGACTGATTTTTCCGAGGAAGAGTACCTGCAAGGCCATTACCATAAATTACTTCGATATTGCCTTTTTCTCACAAAAAACGAATGGGATGGAAATGATCTCGCACAGGAAACGATGGCCAAGACCATTCAGCATTACTCTCATCCTGCTGTCATTAGCCAAGGTCTGCTTAAAAAAGTTGCTTACAACAAGTGGATTGATATTGTCCGTAGACGACAAAAGGAAATATTGCAGGATGTTCTTAAAGAAGAGGTGTATCAGCATCATATGGAAAAAGCCCTCATCATTACAGATACACTTCTTACACATACTACGCCAAAACAGGCAGTGATTTTTTTCCTTACAGAAGCATTTGACTTTCAATCTGCTGAAATTGCCGACATACTGGGAACAACTGAAGGAGCGGTAAAAGCAGCTTTACACCGAACCAGAAAAAGAATGAACAAAAAAGAGCCACCAAATTCTGACCTTATAGAAAGCCTTTGGAGCGAAGAGGAAAAGGAATTATTGCCACATTTATTTAAGGAAAGTCTGCAGGAAGAAGATCCAGGAGTGCTCATTGATGCCCTTCCGGCTATCTTCCATGATAATGTCACGACGTACTCACTACCTACTCACACTCCTACAAATGCATTTAACTGTGTTGCCTAA
- the fumC gene encoding class II fumarate hydratase: MDYRIEKDTMGEIKVPKNKLWGAQTQRSIENFAIGAEKMPIEIIHAFALLKKATAKSNHKLNKLSTDKTQAITAVAEEIITGKWDEHFPLVVWQTGSGTQSNMNVNEVIANRANQLLTESGGADLIHPNDDVNMSQSSNDTFPTALHIAGVLAVEERLLPALTRLKETLLQKSDEFRDVIKIGRTHLQDATPLTLGQEISGWHHMLEKGEMMILESLPHMKELAIGGTAVGTGINAHPDFGQMVAEEITRLTGKDFTSAKNKFHALTSHDQVVYVHGALKALAADLMKIANDVRWLSSGPRSGIGEIIIPENEPGSSIMPGKVNPTQSEALTMVATQVMGNDVTIGVAASQGNFELNVFKPVIIYNFLQSVTLLTDSMNSFNDKCVCGMEPNLEKIALNLQNSLMLVTSLNPYIGYEKAASIAKLAHKEGTTLKEAALKLELLTEEEFDAFVDPSKMVHPQ, from the coding sequence ATGGATTACCGGATTGAAAAAGATACAATGGGAGAAATAAAAGTTCCAAAGAATAAGCTATGGGGTGCCCAAACTCAAAGAAGTATCGAAAATTTCGCTATTGGTGCTGAGAAAATGCCAATAGAGATTATTCACGCTTTTGCTCTATTAAAAAAAGCAACGGCAAAAAGTAATCATAAATTAAACAAACTCTCTACCGATAAAACACAAGCAATTACAGCCGTTGCTGAGGAGATAATAACCGGAAAATGGGATGAGCATTTCCCACTTGTTGTGTGGCAAACGGGAAGCGGGACACAATCCAATATGAATGTAAACGAAGTGATTGCTAATAGGGCAAACCAACTTTTAACGGAGAGCGGAGGAGCGGACCTGATACATCCAAATGACGATGTGAACATGTCACAAAGCTCCAATGACACATTCCCGACTGCCCTGCATATTGCCGGCGTGTTAGCCGTGGAGGAAAGACTCCTTCCAGCGCTAACGAGACTAAAAGAGACCTTGCTTCAAAAGTCAGATGAATTTAGGGATGTTATTAAAATAGGAAGAACCCACTTACAAGATGCGACCCCGCTGACACTGGGCCAAGAAATTAGCGGATGGCATCATATGCTCGAAAAAGGGGAGATGATGATTTTAGAAAGCCTACCTCATATGAAAGAACTGGCAATTGGGGGTACAGCAGTAGGTACAGGTATAAATGCACATCCTGATTTTGGGCAAATGGTAGCGGAAGAAATCACAAGGCTGACTGGGAAAGATTTCACATCTGCAAAGAATAAATTTCATGCTTTAACGAGTCATGATCAGGTTGTATATGTACATGGAGCATTAAAGGCACTTGCTGCAGATTTGATGAAGATCGCGAATGATGTAAGATGGCTATCAAGTGGTCCTAGAAGCGGGATCGGAGAGATAATCATTCCTGAAAATGAACCTGGCAGCTCCATCATGCCCGGTAAAGTCAACCCAACTCAAAGTGAAGCATTGACGATGGTGGCAACGCAGGTGATGGGGAATGATGTAACGATTGGGGTTGCAGCAAGTCAAGGGAATTTTGAATTAAATGTGTTTAAGCCGGTCATTATTTACAATTTTCTTCAATCGGTTACACTTTTGACAGACAGCATGAACAGCTTTAACGACAAATGTGTATGCGGGATGGAACCTAATCTTGAAAAAATAGCCTTAAACCTACAAAATTCATTGATGCTAGTAACATCCTTAAATCCTTATATAGGGTATGAAAAAGCAGCATCCATTGCTAAGCTTGCACACAAGGAGGGGACGACATTAAAAGAAGCCGCTCTCAAATTGGAACTACTAACAGAAGAAGAATTTGATGCTTTCGTTGATCCGAGTAAAATGGTACATCCACAATAA
- the trhO gene encoding oxygen-dependent tRNA uridine(34) hydroxylase TrhO, whose protein sequence is MSQDYRVLLYYKYVDIENPEEVTQEHLEFCKELGLKGRVLIAQEGINGTVSGTIEQTDAYIEHMNAHPLFSDIIYKVDEVSEHAFPKMKVRYRPELVTLRLENDIDPRKTTGKHLKPKEWLEALQSEDTVVIDARNDYEYDLGHFRGAVKPDINTFKELPQWIKENKKNFEGKKILTYCTGGVRCEKFSGWLLEEGFEDVSQLDGGIVTYGKDPEVQGELWDGQCYVFDERISVPINQKEHVVVGKDHFSGEPCERYVNCANPECNKKILSSEENEHKYLRSCSHECRVDPRNRYIIEHGLTEEEVSKRMDAIKEEVTN, encoded by the coding sequence ATGAGTCAAGACTATAGAGTATTATTGTATTATAAATATGTAGATATTGAGAATCCTGAAGAGGTCACTCAAGAACATCTGGAATTCTGTAAAGAGCTAGGATTGAAAGGCCGAGTATTGATTGCACAAGAAGGGATTAACGGTACAGTTTCAGGTACGATCGAGCAAACAGACGCTTATATCGAGCATATGAATGCACATCCCCTATTCTCAGATATCATTTATAAAGTAGATGAAGTATCTGAACATGCATTCCCTAAAATGAAGGTCCGTTATCGTCCGGAATTGGTAACATTACGCCTGGAAAATGATATCGATCCCCGCAAAACAACAGGAAAGCATTTAAAACCAAAAGAATGGTTGGAAGCATTACAAAGCGAAGATACAGTTGTAATCGATGCTCGTAATGATTATGAGTACGATCTTGGACATTTCCGTGGTGCAGTCAAACCTGACATCAATACATTCAAAGAGCTTCCTCAATGGATTAAAGAAAACAAGAAGAATTTTGAAGGCAAAAAGATTCTGACGTATTGTACTGGCGGAGTACGTTGTGAAAAGTTCTCTGGATGGCTGCTTGAAGAAGGTTTTGAGGATGTTTCCCAGCTGGATGGAGGAATTGTCACTTACGGGAAAGACCCTGAAGTGCAAGGAGAACTATGGGATGGACAATGCTACGTATTTGATGAGCGCATCAGTGTTCCAATCAATCAAAAAGAACATGTTGTAGTCGGGAAGGACCACTTTTCCGGTGAACCTTGCGAGCGCTATGTAAACTGCGCAAACCCTGAGTGCAATAAGAAAATACTGAGCTCTGAGGAAAACGAACACAAATACTTGCGCAGTTGCTCCCATGAATGCCGTGTAGACCCAAGAAACCGGTATATCATTGAGCACGGTCTAACAGAAGAAGAAGTAAGCAAAAGAATGGATGCCATCAAAGAAGAAGTTACAAACTAA
- a CDS encoding glucoamylase family protein, whose protein sequence is MKRLFGLFLIAIVFVDAVLYFTSTPVRTTTQPKNGMEKELLETAEKTFRFFGDYTDSETGLTMDRVDFEQDETKAEHTSPTNIAMYMLGMVSGVELGFISKKDAEQKLEKTLRTLNEMETWNGLYYNWYYTQDGTQKKDWGQFISSVDNGWLTAGLMVTGQYFEGLKDLTDPLVEQMDYSTLYDPSVGHLHGGYDKEQESLTPHHYGMLYTEPRVASYLAIGKGDVPEEHWWKLYRTFPPEFDWQSQTPTGSMVDYDGIKVYQGVYEYDGIKYVPSWGGSMFEALMPSLVMKENELGVNALGLNNLHHVQGQIRYAEENELDAWGFSPAAIRNNYGEFGATVLGTEGYEDKGIVTPHASFLALEHAPDEVYDNLKKLQDMGVYGEDYGYYDTVNLQTGEVAHTYLSLDQGMILTAITNYLKKGVLRDYFHQDPIGERPEHLLEVEDFGIRD, encoded by the coding sequence TTGAAAAGATTGTTTGGGTTATTTTTAATAGCCATTGTGTTTGTTGATGCGGTTCTTTATTTTACAAGCACTCCGGTAAGGACTACCACTCAACCAAAAAATGGAATGGAAAAAGAACTATTGGAAACTGCTGAAAAAACGTTTCGATTTTTTGGAGATTATACAGATTCTGAAACAGGGCTTACTATGGATCGTGTTGACTTTGAGCAGGATGAAACGAAAGCGGAACATACCTCTCCAACGAATATTGCCATGTATATGTTAGGGATGGTTTCTGGTGTGGAACTTGGATTCATATCCAAAAAGGACGCCGAGCAAAAGCTTGAAAAAACTTTGCGCACACTAAACGAAATGGAAACTTGGAATGGACTTTATTACAACTGGTACTACACTCAGGATGGCACGCAAAAAAAAGATTGGGGACAGTTTATCTCTAGTGTTGATAATGGTTGGTTGACTGCAGGGTTAATGGTAACCGGGCAGTATTTTGAAGGGTTAAAAGACTTAACAGATCCTCTCGTGGAGCAAATGGATTATTCTACCCTTTATGACCCATCAGTTGGTCATCTACATGGAGGATATGATAAGGAACAAGAAAGTCTCACCCCTCACCATTACGGGATGTTATATACCGAGCCGCGAGTGGCAAGTTACCTTGCTATCGGAAAAGGAGATGTACCTGAGGAACATTGGTGGAAGTTGTACCGAACTTTTCCGCCAGAGTTTGATTGGCAATCTCAAACACCGACGGGATCTATGGTGGACTACGACGGCATAAAAGTTTATCAAGGAGTCTACGAATATGACGGAATCAAATATGTACCAAGCTGGGGAGGCAGCATGTTTGAAGCGTTGATGCCAAGCCTTGTCATGAAGGAAAATGAACTTGGTGTGAATGCCTTAGGCTTAAATAATCTGCATCATGTTCAAGGTCAAATCCGCTATGCGGAAGAAAATGAGTTGGATGCTTGGGGCTTTTCCCCTGCAGCAATCCGCAATAATTATGGAGAGTTTGGAGCGACTGTATTAGGAACAGAAGGTTATGAGGATAAAGGTATTGTAACTCCCCATGCCAGCTTTCTTGCTTTAGAGCATGCTCCTGATGAAGTCTATGACAATCTTAAAAAACTGCAAGATATGGGAGTCTATGGAGAAGATTACGGCTATTATGATACAGTCAATCTTCAAACAGGAGAAGTTGCACATACTTACTTATCTTTGGACCAGGGAATGATTTTGACCGCTATCACCAATTATTTAAAGAAAGGTGTCCTCAGGGATTATTTTCATCAAGATCCGATTGGAGAAAGACCTGAACACTTATTAGAAGTCGAGGATTTTGGTATCAGGGATTAA
- a CDS encoding ATP synthase beta subunit C-terminal domain-containing protein, with amino-acid sequence MENVRLNVALLRRKVPNLTSAAKSVGLRPATVSNLCTGKIPVGRAEVRTIIALAELAECSLDELILRGEKVDMIETKIKAIDLLAPLTKGGTNGLVARPGMGQLVVLAELYYRLKRDGYTSIMLLPKGEHPEVEEILEHVDFTVITIEDAYQKIMELGPNKDIIFTADRGHVANGNIQDLHNKLEKIGMNTVTTFLLDLSGQVVDEDLPYGPLETLWQFDADLAARHKYPAINPLQSTSSVLEGAHLDQHHLTIQQRSQKLLRRYRELRSLVQVRGMDLLPETEIQTYKRGERLEAYLTQPFFVAEPFSGKKGEDVDLPTMLEDIRKILEGSYDSAEVNSLSYIGTIK; translated from the coding sequence ATGGAAAATGTAAGATTGAATGTTGCTTTATTGCGGAGAAAGGTCCCAAACCTAACGAGTGCAGCTAAATCTGTGGGCTTAAGACCCGCCACCGTTTCAAATCTTTGCACAGGCAAAATTCCAGTTGGAAGAGCAGAGGTGCGTACCATTATCGCACTTGCAGAATTAGCAGAGTGTAGCTTGGATGAGTTGATATTGAGAGGGGAGAAAGTCGATATGATTGAAACGAAAATTAAAGCAATCGATTTATTGGCTCCATTAACTAAAGGAGGAACTAACGGTCTCGTAGCAAGGCCAGGCATGGGGCAACTTGTGGTTCTAGCGGAATTGTATTACCGTCTTAAACGAGATGGATACACTTCTATTATGCTTTTACCTAAGGGGGAGCATCCCGAAGTCGAGGAGATTCTTGAACATGTAGATTTCACTGTTATTACAATAGAAGATGCTTACCAAAAAATCATGGAACTTGGACCAAATAAAGATATTATTTTCACTGCTGACCGCGGCCATGTAGCGAATGGGAACATTCAAGACCTTCACAACAAACTAGAAAAGATAGGAATGAATACAGTTACAACCTTCCTTCTTGATTTAAGTGGTCAGGTAGTGGACGAAGACCTTCCTTATGGACCTTTAGAAACGTTATGGCAATTTGATGCAGACCTTGCAGCAAGACACAAATATCCTGCTATTAATCCCTTACAATCCACCTCATCTGTTTTAGAAGGTGCTCACTTAGATCAACACCACTTAACAATACAACAACGCTCACAAAAACTTCTTAGACGGTACCGTGAATTACGCTCACTTGTTCAAGTCAGAGGAATGGATCTACTCCCTGAAACTGAAATCCAAACATATAAGAGAGGGGAAAGATTAGAGGCATACCTAACCCAGCCTTTCTTTGTTGCAGAACCATTCTCCGGAAAAAAAGGTGAAGATGTGGACCTCCCGACGATGCTTGAAGATATTAGAAAAATACTAGAAGGTTCCTATGATTCTGCAGAAGTGAATTCTTTATCATATATCGGTACAATAAAATAG
- a CDS encoding L-cystine transporter, protein MDTLFIVLNIILLLLLCFGLYTMQKKGVSFSKRVFSALGIGIVFGLGLQFVYGSGSEVLSGSIDWFNIVGSGYVKFLQMIVMPLVFISIIAAFTRLTLKSNIGKISALIIGILIGTTAVAAAVGIGTTLVFDLEAIQIEQGEAETVRGEQMEQRAGDLASKTFPQQMLDFIPSNVFLDFTGARSTSTIAVVIFAAFIGIAYLGVRRKNPEQAESFAKIVDTFYTIIMRVVTLILRLTPYGVLALMTRVTATSDYGAIAKLGQFVAASYVALAIVFGIHLILLAIAGLNPLTYVRKAIPVLSFAFTSRTSAGALPLNIKTQTKEFGVSDGIANFAGSFGLSIGQNGCAGVYPAMLAVMIAPTVGINPLDPSFLFMLIVIVAISSFGVAGVGGGATFAAILVLSAMDLPIALAGLLISVEPLIDMGRTAVNVSGSMTAGVLTSKVTNDLDTSVYNSKASTDMELDV, encoded by the coding sequence ATGGATACTTTGTTTATTGTACTTAATATTATTTTATTACTTTTACTTTGCTTTGGGCTCTATACGATGCAAAAGAAAGGCGTTTCTTTTTCTAAGCGGGTTTTCTCCGCTTTAGGAATTGGGATTGTTTTTGGTCTTGGACTTCAGTTTGTTTATGGATCAGGTTCAGAAGTATTGAGTGGATCCATCGACTGGTTCAACATTGTAGGTTCGGGTTATGTGAAATTTCTGCAGATGATTGTAATGCCGTTAGTGTTCATCAGTATCATTGCCGCTTTCACAAGACTAACTTTAAAGAGTAACATCGGTAAGATCAGCGCGTTAATTATAGGTATCTTGATTGGTACGACAGCAGTAGCAGCTGCGGTTGGTATCGGTACCACACTTGTCTTCGATTTAGAAGCAATACAAATTGAGCAAGGAGAAGCGGAAACAGTCAGAGGAGAGCAGATGGAACAGCGAGCGGGGGACCTTGCATCCAAGACATTCCCGCAACAGATGCTGGACTTCATTCCATCCAATGTGTTTCTTGATTTCACAGGTGCACGTTCCACTTCTACCATAGCAGTAGTTATCTTTGCCGCATTTATCGGGATAGCTTACTTAGGGGTAAGACGCAAAAACCCTGAACAGGCAGAATCCTTCGCAAAAATAGTGGATACATTCTATACCATCATCATGAGAGTTGTGACATTGATTCTTCGACTGACTCCTTATGGGGTATTAGCGTTAATGACCAGGGTTACCGCAACAAGTGATTACGGAGCCATTGCTAAACTCGGGCAATTTGTAGCAGCTTCCTATGTGGCTCTGGCAATTGTTTTCGGTATCCATTTAATTCTTTTAGCGATTGCCGGCTTGAATCCGTTGACATATGTGCGTAAAGCAATTCCAGTTCTGTCGTTTGCCTTTACTTCGCGCACAAGTGCTGGAGCTTTACCATTGAATATTAAGACTCAGACTAAAGAATTCGGTGTGTCAGATGGAATTGCCAATTTCGCCGGTTCCTTTGGATTATCCATCGGTCAAAATGGTTGCGCGGGTGTTTATCCAGCCATGCTTGCAGTAATGATCGCGCCGACTGTAGGAATAAATCCATTAGATCCATCCTTCCTGTTCATGTTGATTGTCATCGTTGCTATCAGCTCGTTTGGGGTAGCGGGAGTAGGAGGCGGTGCAACATTTGCAGCGATTCTTGTGCTCTCAGCAATGGACTTACCGATTGCACTGGCAGGTTTGTTGATTTCTGTAGAACCACTTATTGATATGGGGCGTACGGCAGTGAATGTAAGCGGCAGTATGACCGCAGGTGTACTGACGAGTAAGGTGACGAATGACCTTGATACCTCTGTATATAACAGTAAAGCATCGACGGATATGGAGTTGGATGTTTGA